The nucleotide window CAGCAGCGGGATCGGCAGGAACTTCATGTCGAAGTCCGCCGGTGTCTGCTTGAGCTGCTCGTTCTCCAGCCAGGAGCCGGAGGGGATGAAGACGGCCTTGTACTGGTTCCACTTGGTCTGCGACTCGGTGTGGGTGAGACCGTTGGTGCCCGGCATCAGCAGGCCCTTCTCGACGATCTCGTACACCGCCTCGATGGCCGCCTTGGCCGCGTCGCTGCCGACGAACGCCTTGGGGTCGAGGTTGTCGATCGCCTTCATGGCGTCGAGACCGCCGGTCTTGGCGATCAGGTCCATGATCACGATGTTGATGTAGTACGGGTGCTTGCCCTGGTGCGCGAGGCCGCCGATGCCGTCGGCCTTGGCCTCCTTGCAGATCGCGAGGAAGTCGTCCCACGTCTTCGGCTCGGTCCAGCCCTTCTCCTTGAAGAGCTTGCCGGAGTACCAGAGACCCCAGAGGGTGTAGACGTAGTTCAGCGAGACGACCTTGCCGCCCTGCAGGCCCGTGTCGATGGTGCCGGGGATGAGGGTGTCCCGGACCTTCTTGGTGGGGTCGTCGAGGGACGGGGCGTCGAGGACCGGCGCGAGGTCGAGCAGCTGGCCGCCCTTGAAGAGCACGTCCAGCTTGATCTGCTGGGCGCCCGAGTTGTCGACGACGTCCGGCGGGGTGCCGGCGTTGAAGCGCGGCTGGAGCTTGCCGGTGATCTCCTGGGTGCCCAGGTGGGAGACCTTCGTGCCCCAGCGCTTGGCGAACAGCGCTTCCCATGCCTTGGCGTACTCGTCGCCGTAGCCGCCCTTGAAGACGACGACATCCAGGGCGCCGCCCTTGTTGACGCCGAAGGGGTTCTCCTTCGAGACCGGGCCCTTGCTCTTGGTGGACTTCGGGTCCTCTTCGCCGCCGCCGGAAGCGCACGCCGAAAGGAAGCTCATCGTCGGAACGGCAATCAGGCCGAGCGCCGCGGAGCGCTTGATCAGATTGCGGCGGCCGAGACCGCCGTTGTCGCTCTGCGCAGAGGTGGATCCCATGCTCAAGTCCTCGCCTTCTCCAGGACTCAGGCGGTGTATCGGTCACCCGTCGCTATCGCCTCAGGCGAAGGGTCCCGCCACCGCGGTCAGTTGCGCTTGGGTCGTGCAGATTTCCGGATCTTTCATGCGGTGGGGGTGCGGGGAGGCGTATCGCTTCGGACGCCCCCAGGCATCTCCCGCAACCGTCCCCCGTGCCCCCGAGTGCACCGCCGCGTGAAGCGGCCGTGCAGATGCCGACAGGTATAGTCCACTTGTCGCCAACTGAGCAAGATCGAGTGCGGGTTTGAGCAGCAGTCTTTCCCGAGTTGAGACCTCACCGCTACCCACGCCCTCCCCGTTCCGGCCGCGCCGGACCTCCGTCCGCATCCGGCCACCTCCGGCCGCGAGGTATCGATTTCCCCACGACTGCCGATTCGGGCGCGGTTTCCCCGGCAACACCCTTGACACCACTGCGCCCTTACCTCCCTACTGGACCCTGCGAATCGCGTTTGACAACGTTGTCGAACGCCTTTTCCAGGGGAGGAATCGCTCGGGATGATCCGGATGACCGGGACCAAGAGAGTCCATGCAGTCGCGACAAGAGTCCATATGAGAGCCCATGTCACCGCCCTCGTGGCGGCGGCTTCGCTCCTTGTGGTGGCCGCTCCATCCACCGCAGCCGCCCGGCCCTCCGCTGCTCCGGACCAACCGGTCGACAGCAGCCGGGAGTTCAGCACCTCGTTCGAAGCGGACGAAAGGCAGCCGGACTGGCGCAACACCGTCGAAGAGGGGCCGGACGGAAAGAACCGGTCGTCAGGTGTAGATGGCGGATTCTCCGCCGGAATACCGGGCAATGTCACCGACAAGGTGACGGACCTGCGCGCAAGTGGCGAGAACACCGGCAGCGGAGAGGTCAAAGAGAATCTCGTCGATGTCGAGTCCGGTACGAAGTGGCTGACGTTCACACCGTCCGGATGGGTTGAATTCGACCTGGCCGAACCGGTGAAAGTCGTGACATACGCACTCACTTCGGCCAACGACCATGACGCGCGTGACCCGCGTGACTGGACGCTCAAGGGCTCCACCGACGGCACGACGTGGAAGGACCTGGACACCCGGGCCGGCCAGACCTTCTCCGAACGTTTCCAGACAAAGTCATATGATTTCACCTCCGACGCGGCCTACCAGCACTTCCGTCTGGAGATCACGAAGAACAACGGCGCCTCGGACGTACTCCAGCTCGCCGACGTCCAGTTCTCCGACGGCGACACCTCCGCGCCCGTCCCTGACGAGATGCGCAGCCAGGCCGACCGCGGCCCGTCCGGCTCCCCCACCGCCAAGTCGGGCGCCGGGTTCAGCGGAAGGAAGGCGCTGCGCTACGCCGGTACGCACAAGCCGGACGGCCGGGCCTACTCGTACAACAAGGTCTTCGACGTGGACACGGCCGTCACGAAGGACACCGAGCTCTCCTACCTCGTCTACCCGCAGATGGGCGAGACGGACCTCGCCTACCCGGCGACGCACATCGCGGTCGACCTCGCCTTCACCGACGGCACCTACCTCAGTGGTCTCAAGGCGACCGACAGCCACGGCGGTGTGCTGACCCCGCAGGGCCAGGCCGACGCCAAGCGGCTGTACGTGAACCAGTGGAACAAGGTCGCCTCGCGCATCGGCACCGTCGCGGCGGGCAAGACCGTCGACCGTGTCCTGGTGGCGTACGACTCCCCCAAGGGCCCGTCGAAGTTCCAGGGCTGGATCGACGACATCAGGATCGCGCCGAAGGCGCCGGAGAAGCGCAAGGCCCACCTGGCGGACTACGCGCTGACCACCCGCGGCACGAACTCCAGCGGCGGGTTCTCGCGCGGCAACAACATTCCGGCCACCGCCGTCCCCCATGGTTTCAACTTCTGGACGCCGGTCACCAACGCCGGTTCGACGAGCTGGCTGTACGACTACGCCCGGGGCAACAACGAGGACAACCTCCCCGAGATCCAGGCGTTCAGCGCCAGCCACGAGCCGAGCCCCTGGATGGGCGACCGCCAGACCTTCCAGATGATGCCGTCGGCGGCCGAGGGCACGCCGGACGCCTCCCGCTCGGCGCGCGCGCTGCCGTTCCGCCACGAGAACGAGACAGCGAAGCCGCACTACTACGGTGTGACATTTGACAGTGGACTCAAGGCCGAGATGACGCCCACCGACCACGCGGCGCGTATGCGCTTCACCTACCCCGGTGACGACGCGAGCATGGTCTTCGACAACATCTCCAACGCCGGCGGGCTGACCCTCGACGCGAAGACCGGTTCCTTCACCGGCTTCTCCGACGTGAAGAGCGGCCTCTCGACCGGAGCCACCCGGCTCTTCGTCCACGGAGTCTTCGACGCGCCGGTCACCGGCAGCGGCAAGCTGAGCGGCGGTGGCGGCGCCGATGTGACCGGGTACTTCCGCTTCGACGCCGGCGAGGACCGTACGGTCGGGCTGCGCCTGGCGACCTCGCTCATCAGCGTGGACCAGGCCAAGCGGAACCTCGCCATGGAGATCCCGGAGTCCGCCTCCTTCGAGGAGACCAGGGACCGGGCGCGGAGCGCCTGGGACCGCATCCTGGGCAAGGTCGAGGTCGAGGGGGCGAACGCGGACCAGCTGACCACGCTCTACTCCAGCCTCTACCGGCTGTACCTGTACCCGAACTCGGGCTTCGAGAAGGTCGACGGGAAGGACAGGTACGCCAGCCCCTTCTCACCGCAGACCGGTCCCGACACCCCGACGCACACGGGCGCGAAGATCGTCGACGGCAAGGTCTACGTCAACAACGGCTTCTGGGACACCTACCGCACGACGTGGCCCGCCTACTCCTTCCTCACCCCGAAGAAGGCCGGCGAGATGGTGGACGGCTTCGTCCAGCAGTACAAGGACGGGGGCTGGGTCTCCCGTTGGTCGTCCCCGGGCTACGCGGACCTGATGACCGGTACCAGTTCGGACGTGGCGTTCGCCGACGCGTACGTCAAGGGCGTGAAGTTCGACGCGGAGGCCGCGTACGAGGCGGCCCTGAAGAACGCCACCGTCGTCCCGCCGTCCTCCGGCGTCGGCCGCAAGGGCATGGAGACCTCACCCTTCACCGGATACGCGGACACCTCGACCCACGAGGGACTTTCCTGGTCGCTGGAGGGCTACCTCAACGACTACGGCATCGCGCAGATGGGCAAGGCCCTCTACAAGAAGACGAAGAACGCGCGCTACAAGGAGGAGTCCGACTACTTCCTGAACCGTGCCCGCAACTACGTGAAGCTCTTCGACGACAAGGCCGGCTTCTTCCAGGGCAGGAACGCCAAGGGTGACTGGCGGGTCCCGTCCGAGCGGTACGACCCGCGGATCTGGGGCTACGACTACACCGAGACCAACGGCTGGGGCTACGCCTTCACCGCCCCGCAGGACAGCCGCGGTCTGGCCAACCTCTACGGCGGCCGCGCCGGCCTCGCCGAGAAGCTCGACACGTACTTCGACACACCGGAGACCGCGGGACCGCAGTTCGTCGGCTCGTACGGGGGCGTCATCCACGAGATGACGGAGGCCCGAGACGTACGGATGGGCATGTACGGCCACAGCAACCAGGTCGCCCACCACGCCACGTACATGTACGACGCGGCCTCGCAGCCGTGGAAGACGCAGGAGAAGGTCCGCGAGGTCCTCGGCCGCCTCTACACGGGCAGCGAGATCGGGCAGGGCTACCACGGCGACGAGGACAACGGCGAGCAGTCGGCCTGGTTCCTCTTCTCCTCGCTCGGCTTCTACCCGCTGGTGATGGGCAGTGGCGAGTACGCGATCGGCTCGCCGCTCTTCACGAAGACCACGGTGCACCTGGAGAACGGCCGCGACCTGGTCGTCAAGGCTCCGAAGAACAGCGCGAAGAACGTCTACGTTCAAGGCTTGAAGGTCAACGGCAAGAAGTGGAAGTCGACTTCACTGCCGCACGACCTGCTGGCCAAGGGTGGCGTGCTGGAGTTCGACATGGGCGCGAAGCCTTCCGCGTGGGGCACCGGCAAGAACGCGGCGCCGGTCTCGATCACCCAGGACGACGACGTACCGGACCCGAAGGCGGACGTGCTGAAGGGCGAGGGCGCCCTCTTCGACAACACCTCGGCCACGAAGGCCTCGGTCGAGTCGGTGGACCTGCCGGTGGCCTCGGCCACGAAGGCACTCCAGTACACGCTGACCTCGTCCGCCGCGAAGGACGCCCCGGCGGGCTGGGTACTCCAGGGCTCGTCGGACGGTACGACGTGGAAGGACCTCGACAAGCGGTCCGCCCAGTCGTTCGCCTGGGACAGGCAGACCCGGGTGTTCTCGGTCGGCCGGCCTGGCTCGTACACGGCGTACCGGCTGGTCGTCGACGGCACGGCGACGCTGGCGGAGATCGAGCTCCTCGGCCAGAAGTGACGGGTTGAACGCTCAACTGATGCACGGGGTGCCCCTTTCGGCGAGGTCTGCCGGAGGGGGCACCGCTCTGTCCGGCCTCGAAACGGCCTTGAAACGGCGTTGATACGGCTTCGCCATGGCCTTGATCCGACTCTGCTATGGCCTTGATCCGGCTCGGATCCGGCCCGGACGCCCGGTTTCCACTCCTGTGCTGTCGGCCGATCAGGGCACTTCTGACATGTTCTCGTGTCTTATCGGACTTTTACGATGATTCATGGCATCCCTTAGGCGATCAGGTGATCAGTACGACAATCATCTCGGCTTGAAGGAGCCTTCATGCGCATCTCCAGTTCCGTCCACTCCCGCAGCGTCCGCACGGGCGCCAAGGTGGCCGTCGCGGTCGCGGTCGCCGGCGCCACCCTGGCCGGAGCACCCGCCGCCTACGCCCTCCCCGGCGACAGCGGCAACATCGACATCCGCTCGGTCAGCTGGCACTCGCGCGGTGACCGCGACGGCGTCGAGGTCTGCAAGTTCGTGCTCGCGGCAAGCAACTTCGAGTCGTTCCCCTCGGTCCCCTGGACGATCACCGAGCAGCCCCCTACCGTGCCGCCAGGCAACACCCTGCTGGCCACTCTTCCGCTCATCAACGGCAGTGCGCGCAGTGAGCCGTACCTGCTCCCGGAGGGCACGTACAAGCTGGTGTGGGTCGTCCCGGCGGGCCCGAAGCAGAAGAGCTTCAAGGTCGAGTGCCCCGACCGCGGTCACGGCGGCGGCAAGCCCCACCACCCGCAGAAGCCGATCGGCGCGGTCCCCGCGGGCGGCGGCGGTGTCCCGGACATGGAGCCCATCAGCTCCGAGAGCGACTCGAGCGCCGGAACCGCCGCCGCGCTGGTGGCCGGGGCCGCCGGAGCCGCGGGCCTGATCATGGTTCGCCGGTCCGCTCGTCGCCGTGCCCGTGGCGAGGCGTAACGCCCGCTGCCGACGGCGACGACGAGGACCGACGCGCGCCTGCCGTCTCACCATGACGCTGTGCGTGACGTTCTCCCTGGTGGCCGGCATCGTCTGGGTGTCCTCGGACTCCTCCGATGACACCCGGTCGGCCACCGCCGCCCGCGGCAGCGACGCCGCGGGCGGCGGGCGGGAACCGTTCCGACGGGCACCCCACACACCGGAGGAGCACGTGCCCGCCTCGCACACCCCTCTGGTGCCCTCCCGCCCGATGAAGGTGGCCATTCCCGCCATCTTCATCGAGGCGCCGGTCGCCGGACTCGGCCTCGACAAGAAGGGCCGGCTCGAAGTCCCGCCGTTGAGCAGACCCAAGCTGACGGGCTGGTACGAGAAGGGGCCGTCACCCGGTGAGAACGGCACGGCCCTGCTCGTGGGCCACCGGGACACCCGGACCGGTCCCGCCATCTTCCTCAACCTCAACGCACTGCGCCGGGGCGACAAGGTCAACGTGGTGCGCGCGGACCGCAGGACCGCGGTGTTCACGGTCGATGCGGTGAAGACGTACACGAAGGACAAGTTCCCCGACGACACGGTGTACGGGGAGACCGGGCGGCCCGAACTCCGGCTGCTGACCTGCGGCGGGCGTTTCGACGCGAAGGCGGGCTACTCCGCGAACGTGGTGGTCTTCGCCCACCTCACCTCACTGAAGAAGGCGGCCTGAACGCCGCACGGGTTCGGGCCGGTACCTCGGGGACCAGGTGCCGGCCGCCCGCACGACCGTCGCGGGGCCGTCGGTGGGGCGGGTGCGAAGCCGTCGGCGGGGCCGTCGCGCTCAGGCCCCCGCTGCCCCGAACAGCCGTTCCGGCAGAGCCATGTTGAGCGTCGTGATGACCGGCTTGCCGTGCTCCGCACCGAGCCGGGAGACCGCCCCCGTGGCGAGCTGGAACAGCTCACCGCCGGCGGGGGCCAGCCGCAGATGGCGGGCGGTGAGCACGAGCAGGAAGTGGGAGTGCGCCAGGACGACGTCCGCGTGCCCGAGCCGTGAGGCCTCCGTCCGCACCTGCGCCGGCACCCCCTGTATCGATGGCGCGGCTGTCGCAGGTGCGAACGCGCGGGCCCACGATCGCACTTGCGGACG belongs to Streptomyces finlayi and includes:
- the ngcE gene encoding N-acetylglucosamine/diacetylchitobiose ABC transporter substrate-binding protein: MGSTSAQSDNGGLGRRNLIKRSAALGLIAVPTMSFLSACASGGGEEDPKSTKSKGPVSKENPFGVNKGGALDVVVFKGGYGDEYAKAWEALFAKRWGTKVSHLGTQEITGKLQPRFNAGTPPDVVDNSGAQQIKLDVLFKGGQLLDLAPVLDAPSLDDPTKKVRDTLIPGTIDTGLQGGKVVSLNYVYTLWGLWYSGKLFKEKGWTEPKTWDDFLAICKEAKADGIGGLAHQGKHPYYINIVIMDLIAKTGGLDAMKAIDNLDPKAFVGSDAAKAAIEAVYEIVEKGLLMPGTNGLTHTESQTKWNQYKAVFIPSGSWLENEQLKQTPADFDMKFLPIPLLPDSVLPFEAVRAGSGEPFIIPAKAKNMAEAQEFVRSMLSKEWSTTFAKEANSLTILKDGVDPSVELRPGTQSTVDAVKAAGDANSFNYLYPNWYSEMDVSIQNASNELMSKRIMPAEWLKRAQAAVDKAAKDPASKNNHRD
- a CDS encoding GH92 family glycosyl hydrolase gives rise to the protein MRAHVTALVAAASLLVVAAPSTAAARPSAAPDQPVDSSREFSTSFEADERQPDWRNTVEEGPDGKNRSSGVDGGFSAGIPGNVTDKVTDLRASGENTGSGEVKENLVDVESGTKWLTFTPSGWVEFDLAEPVKVVTYALTSANDHDARDPRDWTLKGSTDGTTWKDLDTRAGQTFSERFQTKSYDFTSDAAYQHFRLEITKNNGASDVLQLADVQFSDGDTSAPVPDEMRSQADRGPSGSPTAKSGAGFSGRKALRYAGTHKPDGRAYSYNKVFDVDTAVTKDTELSYLVYPQMGETDLAYPATHIAVDLAFTDGTYLSGLKATDSHGGVLTPQGQADAKRLYVNQWNKVASRIGTVAAGKTVDRVLVAYDSPKGPSKFQGWIDDIRIAPKAPEKRKAHLADYALTTRGTNSSGGFSRGNNIPATAVPHGFNFWTPVTNAGSTSWLYDYARGNNEDNLPEIQAFSASHEPSPWMGDRQTFQMMPSAAEGTPDASRSARALPFRHENETAKPHYYGVTFDSGLKAEMTPTDHAARMRFTYPGDDASMVFDNISNAGGLTLDAKTGSFTGFSDVKSGLSTGATRLFVHGVFDAPVTGSGKLSGGGGADVTGYFRFDAGEDRTVGLRLATSLISVDQAKRNLAMEIPESASFEETRDRARSAWDRILGKVEVEGANADQLTTLYSSLYRLYLYPNSGFEKVDGKDRYASPFSPQTGPDTPTHTGAKIVDGKVYVNNGFWDTYRTTWPAYSFLTPKKAGEMVDGFVQQYKDGGWVSRWSSPGYADLMTGTSSDVAFADAYVKGVKFDAEAAYEAALKNATVVPPSSGVGRKGMETSPFTGYADTSTHEGLSWSLEGYLNDYGIAQMGKALYKKTKNARYKEESDYFLNRARNYVKLFDDKAGFFQGRNAKGDWRVPSERYDPRIWGYDYTETNGWGYAFTAPQDSRGLANLYGGRAGLAEKLDTYFDTPETAGPQFVGSYGGVIHEMTEARDVRMGMYGHSNQVAHHATYMYDAASQPWKTQEKVREVLGRLYTGSEIGQGYHGDEDNGEQSAWFLFSSLGFYPLVMGSGEYAIGSPLFTKTTVHLENGRDLVVKAPKNSAKNVYVQGLKVNGKKWKSTSLPHDLLAKGGVLEFDMGAKPSAWGTGKNAAPVSITQDDDVPDPKADVLKGEGALFDNTSATKASVESVDLPVASATKALQYTLTSSAAKDAPAGWVLQGSSDGTTWKDLDKRSAQSFAWDRQTRVFSVGRPGSYTAYRLVVDGTATLAEIELLGQK
- a CDS encoding class F sortase; its protein translation is MTLCVTFSLVAGIVWVSSDSSDDTRSATAARGSDAAGGGREPFRRAPHTPEEHVPASHTPLVPSRPMKVAIPAIFIEAPVAGLGLDKKGRLEVPPLSRPKLTGWYEKGPSPGENGTALLVGHRDTRTGPAIFLNLNALRRGDKVNVVRADRRTAVFTVDAVKTYTKDKFPDDTVYGETGRPELRLLTCGGRFDAKAGYSANVVVFAHLTSLKKAA